CAAGTAAAAGTATTGGATTTTCATGGTTCTCAGACTTTATCATTTCATGTTCAGCTAGTTTAAGACATAAAGCAATTGTCCTCTGCTGTCCCTGCGATGCATAAATTCTGGAATCATGACCATTTACATATATTTTAATATCATCTCTATGAGGCCCGTATTTAGTATCGCCATATTTTATATCTATATCTCTATTTAATTTCAACTTATTGCTTAGTGATTCTTTTATGTACTTTATATCATCAATTTTATCCATAACATTGTTCCAGTAGCAAATCTCAACTTCTTCATTTGATATATCATGCAATATCTTTTTCACAATTAAATTAAGATTATTGACGTACTGTTTCCTGTACATCATGATTTTAGACCCAAAAATTGAAAGCTGTTCATCCATTATATCCAGAAGCTTTAAATTTTCACTTTTAAATTTTATATCTTTTAATACTTTGTTTCTATTTGCTAAAACTTTGTTGTACTGTATAATATCGTAAAGGTAATTTCTTTTAATCATTGATATAGATGCGTCCATGTACCGTCTTCTTATAAAAGGACTACCTTTTACAATGTTTAAATCGTCTGGAGAAAAAATTGTTGTAAGTATAACTCCAATAAGCT
The nucleotide sequence above comes from Thermoanaerobacterium sp. CMT5567-10. Encoded proteins:
- the recF gene encoding DNA replication/repair protein RecF (All proteins in this family for which functions are known are DNA-binding proteins that assist the filamentation of RecA onto DNA for the initiation of recombination or recombinational repair.), whose translation is MYLKELTIDNFKNLKHQKVTFSAGTNVIYGTNAQGKSNLLECIRILSIGKSFRNSKNKDMVNFNSDYYYMKGIFDIDNEEITIETGYKLNQNRFFKVNNNKIKSISELIGVILTTIFSPDDLNIVKGSPFIRRRYMDASISMIKRNYLYDIIQYNKVLANRNKVLKDIKFKSENLKLLDIMDEQLSIFGSKIMMYRKQYVNNLNLIVKKILHDISNEEVEICYWNNVMDKIDDIKYIKESLSNKLKLNRDIDIKYGDTKYGPHRDDIKIYVNGHDSRIYASQGQQRTIALCLKLAEHEMIKSENHENPILLLDDVMSELDLNRRRYILNKISGCQTFITHTEKDDIKGDKYFLISDGVIMPD